The sequence ATGATAGAGTGGACCTCCATGGAACAAGAACAGCGCGCCATTGCCACCCAGACCCTGTTAACCAAATCGGAGGCAATTAAAGATTCAATGCCACCCCCATCAGGAACGCGCCATCGGCAACAACAGAGAGATCATGCCATGGATCCAAGGCAACTCCGGTGTTTATCCTTCAAAGAGTAAGCATAAAGGGAGTTGAGACTGTGCAACAGAAACCTGCCATTAGCAAAATCCGGGACCAAGGATGCATAACCGTGCGAGACACCATCGGGCTGTTCTGGCATACGAAGCCATCGATTAATTTGCGGATCAAATCCTTGGCGATTTCGGATGCAATGACATAGAGTTCGCCCTccatacccaaaaaaaaatcgaagggactgcttttaaatttttcagTGGTCGGGCAGAAATCGAGGCAgggagtggaaaaaaaaaaagttattggtgTCAGAGAACACGGAGAAAACGCCAAGACTATTCAAATCTTGCATGCATCAAcgtattttctttcaattgtttttttttttttttttataatatttaatatattatcaaataaaataatatccataaataattttgatataaaaaaagtaaaacacaaggtaaaaagataaaaaaaaacataagtaaaaagtttagttgattttttctttaagattaataaagtaattttattattttaaaaaaataataaataccagAACACCttgattgaatgacaaactttttttttttttttactttaggattaaattaataattttactatgataaaaaaaataacaagtctagttttttataatttgtaagagaaaattgtattataatgaaaaaaatcaccTAACCTCCTATGCATAGTTAAAAGATTTTATagttcaaatttcatttttatattactaCAAGGAATAACTTTTTATATCCTCTGCTGCACAATAATTTcccttgttattttatatttaattataatatagttGTTTAATAAGTGTTGATCacgtttaatttaataatatcatgttttttaatccTCCTTAAACTTTCCAACATCGtatataaaattacttttattttttaaacttaaaaaaaagcaaaataaattagatgaaaTAGAcgaaaatgattaatttataaagGATATAGGGATTAAATAACAACTAGATTAATAAATCACAAGGAGATAAAGGAAGGCAGTTGTTCGTAACCAAAAGCGCAGTGTACAAAACGAAATTCCAACCAACACAGTATTCACGTGAACGACTGAAAGGCGGGTTTTTCACCCTTGAGACCTCGTCACTACTTAATGCCTTTCCACTCCATTCCGTCCATAGCTAGATCGCTAGATTGCCGTTGTAATAAACCCTAGATCCCTTATCTTCAACCGCTAGATCTTTCCTCTGTGAAATACTATCCTCCAAATCACAATGTATCCGGCTGATGCTCGATCCTATGATGCAGGAGACGATCATCCATCCCTGGATGCTTCTGAGATACcaacttttttcaaaaccatGGTGCCCACTGTTGCTCGAatctataatgtttttgaatccGGCACGCTATCCTTGTTTGCAGCTGGTGTTGTGATCTCACCTTATGGCCACATCCTTACTATCAACATCGGCACCGGCACTAACAGAACAGGAATGCATGTTTGTtttaaagatgatgatgatgatgaaggatTCAAGGCGGCTATCTGTCATGAATATGCTGATCATCCTTTTTTACTGCTCAAGTTGGAGTCAGAGAGGGAGGACTTTCCCTATGCACGCCTCGCTACCTCTGCAGCTGTAAAAGGCTGTGAGATTCATTTTATTCATGTCTTTTTTAATAATGCGTATGGATATCTTAAAGGAATGGTTTCATGTCCGAACAGAAACTTGTCATCTATTATCATGAGTAAAGAAGTGCAACAAATAGTTGCACCTAGCATTAAGCATGCTTATCACGAGAGAGTTCCGATACAATTTGTGGAGGTAGGAGCTATTTATGGCAGCGAGCATGTGTGTGGCACCCCATTTTTTAGCAAGAATGGGACTGTTGTTGGTATCTACTATTTGAGTGCCTTTAATCTAGCTTATGGATTTAATCTGGATTACCTGGAGACGATGTCTCCTGCTTGGGAGGAAAAGATAACGGAGTGTCAACCAGCAAGGCGGACCAAACTTACCTCCGTGAGTTCTTAATTAACTCCATGTGTTTGTAGCattgcatttcttttttaatacaagtgtttatatgttcttatttttaGGACGGATTGGCCTCCGGTTCTCAATCTGGGGGGCAGCGTGCTATGTAAGCTGCGGCGGCTGCTGTGGTGACCGGTGACCAATTCATCATATTGCTACCACAACACTTAGTTTTAGCATGACTGGTCTCTGATGCTTGTTATTAACGTTCATTTCCTGTTCCATCTAtgcttttcttttgtattgACAATACCCACCCCCAAAACCCCCCTTTTCTGTCCTGGTGTTTATGTTACTGGTCTTTAGTTTATGTTTAACTGGCAGCAAAGTGCATTTTAATCCCTTTCTGGTTTGGGAAGGTATTGCTGAAAAACCAGAAACTTTTGAGCCATTGTTACTGAAAAACTGGACGACTATCCTAGAGATTCAAATTTACAAGCAAAACGATTTCGGGTCCTAGAGACTTCCAATTTACAAGTATAATACAACAAAGTTCATCCCTGTAAAGTGTACACATGCTGACTTGAGAACGATTGGCAGATACGCCATCTCCCACGCTAAAAGGGCAGGGTGGTTATGGAACTGAGAAGCAAAGGAGGGAACGAGTAAAGGGGGGGAAATTGAAGCATTATTATCCAAAGAGAACCTGCGTTTGTTATATAAGatacaacaacaaacaacaacgaAAATGGCaggtacatatatatatttatagctaCAGAGGGAAGATACACCAATGCTCCCCTACTACTACAGCTTGGAAACCATGACCTTCAACCACGCTACTCCATTACAATTGACACCAAACACCAGGAACCATCCAGTCTAAATGGTCAACTTTTCCCTatctggaaaaagaaaaaaaaatactgatacATACACAAACATAAAATTCATCCATACAGCTTCGGTTTATATTTCGTTTTTTTCATTTGTATCCTCTTTACGATCTGTTATCGGGTCTTATGTTCTGGATCAGTCAACTGTCATGGGTTGAGTCATGCAACATCTGAAACGTGCCTTGCGCACGGTGGTCAAGATCTCAGTCTCAGCATTCTCAAGCATCCTGACGATCTCGGTGAAGGGAGGACGGACTTCAGGATTGGTATCCCAGCAGCGCGTCATGATTTCACTCAGTACAGGGAGACAATCATTTGGTATAACTGGCCTTACCCCCTTGTTCACAACAGCAAATGCTGCCTGCACTGCTGTCATGTTCTGGAAGGGAAGCAAACCTGTTATGAGCTCCCAAAGGACAATACCAAAGCTATACACATCCACCTTTTGTGTATAGGGCCTGTGCTGAATCATCTCTCTGTACAAATTGGTAAGTCAAACACGTAAGAGAATAATTACAACCACAATCTGTTGTCGCAATTGACAGGAGTTCGTAGATTCAAGAAAACAGCAATTCAGAAAAACTCGTATGCTTGACAGTTGATGGAACTAAGAAGATAAAACTTACTGTAGTGCTATAATGAGCACAATAATTGATATCCTAGAGCATTCAGCAAACTCCAATTAATAATCATTAAATTCCccttcaagaaaaatatatttaagcaCAAGGAACTTCTGTGTGTACAAGCACGAATGTCTCATGGCAGCATGCATGTCTATCAGAAAAACAACATCTATATGATAGTTTATAAAAAGCATGGCCTCAAAACCATGAGGCGCTGAATAAAAGGGTAGAAGTCTTTTTTACTTCGTTACATAAGATTCAATGTTCccaagagagagaaaggaatgAAATGAGATTTCCAATCTACATCTCTTTCCTGGTCTTCTTCTAGCGTCCCACAAATGACAAAAAAGCCCACCTCATCGGGATGGTGCTTATGTAAAAAGATTTAGGTCAAGCTTGTTTAGCCAGCCACAAATCAGAAATCTAGGAATGGCCATTGTTAGAAACCGTTATGCTGAATTGCCATACTGCTTCACTTACCAATATCCATGGAACTAAAAACCGTTATGCTGAATTGATTTGCAAAAAGAGAAATCCAGGTTAGACAAGCTATACAAAGAGAAACACAACATTGTGCACAAGAATGAAACGGGAAGAAATGACCCACTTTCTTAGAATGCCTCTCTCATTTATTATCAATGTTTCATTCCTTTATTTAATCAACAACACCACCACACAGAGGGAGAAAGCACCATTTCCTACAAAACTTACAGGTACTACCATTTGTGCAGAGATAGGTTAATCATTCAGTAAAGGAAAAGAATTGCCCATGTAAAACATATCTATCagaattaggaaaaaaaaaaagttcatctgGTTACAACAGAAATATgcataacaatcataaaataacACAAAGAAAGGAACCTCAATGCATGGAAGGAGTAGAGACTTACGGAGCCATCCAACGGTATGTCCCAGTTTCTGGTGTCATCCCCTCAGTCTGCACCTCAATTCTTGCAACACCAAAATCAGcaatttttatagatttatcGGCCGAAATCAAAAGGTTATCTGACTTCAAATCCCGGTGTATAAATCCAAGTGCATGAACATAAGCCATTCCCCTTGCAACATCTAGTGCTTGCTTAACAGCCAATTTCAATGGCACTGCCCGATTTTGCCTCCTTGTCAGAAACTGCCTAACTGACCCTCCCTTTGCATATTCCGTCACAATACACCAAACCATGGGCTTACGGCAGCCACCAATAAACCGCACGATGTTTGGGTGCTTTAAATTTGCAAGCATCATAACCTCTTGTTGGAACTGCTGCTCCATCACTTGTGCCTTCTCTGGGCTATTTTCTGGCCTCTCTAATATCTTAATTGCAACATCCTCCCCATTATACGTGCCTCTATATAGCTTTCCAAAAGCACCTTGGGCAAACGCTGTACCCATATTGAGTTTTCTCAAATCAATCGTCCATTCATCGTAATTCTGCAACCCCTCAGTTGGATACTTAGGATTCATCAATGCTTGAGCTAATGCATCATCATTTAGTGCATGGGTGACCTTCCCTGGACGAAACACACTCTGTCCCACCGTCCCACTATAGTGGTGATTGACAGGTTTTAATCCTGGATGGCTTAAGATGTGGGTTAGAGAATCACTGGATCCCACACTACTATTATCCACTGACATTGAGACAGATCCACCGGCATTGCTTGTTTGTAAACTGTCTATGGACATGTTGGTACCTTCACCAAGCTTTTGGTAAAACCCTTGTGTGAAATCATAGTAGTTG is a genomic window of Populus alba chromosome 18, ASM523922v2, whole genome shotgun sequence containing:
- the LOC118059457 gene encoding uncharacterized protein translates to MYPADARSYDAGDDHPSLDASEIPTFFKTMVPTVARIYNVFESGTLSLFAAGVVISPYGHILTINIGTGTNRTGMHVCFKDDDDDEGFKAAICHEYADHPFLLLKLESEREDFPYARLATSAAVKGCEIHFIHVFFNNAYGYLKGMVSCPNRNLSSIIMSKEVQQIVAPSIKHAYHERVPIQFVEVGAIYGSEHVCGTPFFSKNGTVVGIYYLSAFNLAYGFNLDYLETMSPAWEEKITECQPARRTKLTSDGLASGSQSGGQRAM
- the LOC118059461 gene encoding serine/threonine-protein kinase STY13; amino-acid sequence: MIGKMVEGPKFTGIIGGNTNNENNYYDFTQGFYQKLGEGTNMSIDSLQTSNAGGSVSMSVDNSSVGSSDSLTHILSHPGLKPVNHHYSGTVGQSVFRPGKVTHALNDDALAQALMNPKYPTEGLQNYDEWTIDLRKLNMGTAFAQGAFGKLYRGTYNGEDVAIKILERPENSPEKAQVMEQQFQQEVMMLANLKHPNIVRFIGGCRKPMVWCIVTEYAKGGSVRQFLTRRQNRAVPLKLAVKQALDVARGMAYVHALGFIHRDLKSDNLLISADKSIKIADFGVARIEVQTEGMTPETGTYRWMAPEMIQHRPYTQKVDVYSFGIVLWELITGLLPFQNMTAVQAAFAVVNKGVRPVIPNDCLPVLSEIMTRCWDTNPEVRPPFTEIVRMLENAETEILTTVRKARFRCCMTQPMTVD